The following is a genomic window from Miscanthus floridulus cultivar M001 chromosome 14, ASM1932011v1, whole genome shotgun sequence.
ACATAAGAAACAAAGTATGATGGCTCACTTTTCTTGTCAAAAATGTCTGGAAGGGAGCTGGAGAAAAGTCCGCTTTCATATTGGATCCCATTTAAACTTCCCCTTCTACCTTCCAGAGGTGAAACCAATGGCTTGGGAAAAGAATCACGTTGGTTTGCTGGATCCTGATCCTCTCTCCAGGAAGATGGTGGCAGCTTAACATCCAACAACTTGTCATCAAGGCCAAATGACACTTTCTGGTCCATTAGCTTGTATGGCTGCATAATATCTAGCTGATCCACTACTGTTGCACCAATAGGCTTGAGCTTTTGCAGGGGAGAACAAGCAAATCTGCCTGTTCGGAGAAAAAAACAAATCAGTGGCCGCCAAACCGTGACACCAAAAGCCCAAATAGGTATGATGGAGTAATATTAGCAATGTTTAATTCAAAAAACTGTGCAGAGAACACTGCAAAGACACATAACAAAAACAGTTGCCAACTAAATCAACTGTTTGGCTTCTACATAAAATTGCAGCTACCTAAAAACTTCCTGGAAATGTGATACACATCCTCAGGTCTTGCTCAATCCGTAGACCAAACTGAAGAAACATGAATGCCAAATACCCCAAGTACTACCTTCGTTCTTCATTCACTTGCGATTTAGAGCATGACAGTCATTGATCATTACTATTTCTAAACAGGTAACAGAAACTTTTAACAAAACTATAATGCATAGAAATATGTCTGATGACAAATCTATTAACATCATTCTCATGTGAACATCTAGATACTTTGATGTATAATACTGGTCCCAGATAGTTCGCTGCTCACAGGTTATAAATATGCTAGTTTTCTAATTGCCACAATTCTTTTTAGTCAAGAGAAAACTAATTCAACCACAATGTGAACCAAATGCTCAGGCACTCACCAGCATGCTCAGGAAAGCAACCTTGCTTCAGTAGTCCAACTTGCCTCTACAAAAGAATTTGGCATTATGAAACGAATTAGCCTTAGTTCTAGTTCTGCATCATAGTAGTAGGCCGTAGACACCAAAACTAAAGAGCTACTGCTTGGCCAGAAAATATATAGGCACGAACCATAGGCTAGTTTTAACATTTAATTCTTATATACTATGTTGTGATAAATGCCGTCAGACAGGCGTTGCAGGTCAGCAGGATAAGTTGATAAAAAAAGCTTAACAAGTAAGTTACCGATAAAAAGAAGATACAAAAATGAGCGAGGTTCAATAATTGTTCTCCTAAAAGGGTTCAATAATTTCATACTGAAGTGGCAACGAAGAAAGCAATCCTAATCCACCAACCGTACCATCCCCAAAAGTATCACCATCCAATCCAACACTGCATCTATATCCAAATCCAAGGGACCCCCAAATATCTGTCAGATATCCAAATCCTACACAGGCTAATTGGTAAGAGTAACTAAATTCCCTGTTCTCAACGTAGCATTTCGCCAATCAGCATCTCGAGCACCTGCCTGAGCCTAGCAGGCACCAGGCAGCAATCGCGTAATCAGGAATTCCTCGTCCTCCGAAAATTAACATTCACTGAGAGCACCAGAGCTATGAGAGAGAAGACGTGAATAGCCTTACATCCAGCCGCGGGCGCCGTCCCCTTAGTGCTTCTTGCTCCGCGCGGGCTGCCTGGACCCGTCCGTGGCGAGCCTGTAGATCCAGTAACCCTGCGACGGAAAGCCCAATTCATACCCCCAATCTCATCCAGCAGGTGGCAATAACAGGAGATGCAGCGGAGGATAGTTGGGAGGGAGGAGGACGCACGAGGGCGAGGACGTGGGCGGCgatgacgaggacgacgaggagcggGAGGAGGTCGACGAGGCAGGGGCGGAGCGCGggcacggcggtgg
Proteins encoded in this region:
- the LOC136505517 gene encoding uncharacterized protein, translating into MGSGDQAANPLSSFLRHPGAFSLSRRVTMARDATATAVPALRPCLVDLLPLLVVLVIAAHVLALGYWIYRLATDGSRQPARSKKH